The segment CCACGACGATCTCGCGGACCTTGTTCATCACTTCTGACATGTGGGAATTCTCCTCTTTCACTGGTTCTGGTTCGCGGCAAGCGCCGCGGCGGTGCGGCCTGCGCCGCGCGGTGCACCTCGCCGCCTCGTGGGAGCCGCAAGGCGTGCACGGTAGGCGGGGACACCGAGTTTGAAATTCTCTGTATAGTATTGAGGCCGGCGTGGTTTTCCTGCCTCGAACGACGCTACATCACAAGACCGCCATCGACGACGAGGACCTGTCCGGTGATGTAACGCGCCGCGTCACTGGAAAGGAAGGCAACCATCTCGGCTATCTCTTCGGTGTGCCCGAAGCGGCCGAGAGGAATGTTTGCGAGCATGCGCTGCTTGACCTCGTCCGGCAGGCTTGCCGTCATCTCGGTCTCGATGAAGCCCGGCGCGACTGCGTTGACGGTGATGGAGCGCGAACCGAGCTCACGGGCCATCGACTTCGTGAAGCCGATCAGGCCGGCCTTCGAGGCCGCATAGTTGGCCTGGCCCGGATTGCCCATCAGCCCCACCACGGAGCTCACGTTGATGATGGCGCCGCTCTTCTGGCGCATCATCACGCGGCTCACAAGCCGCGTCATGTGGAACGCAGACTTCAGGTTGACGTTCATGACGTCATCCCAGTCGCTCTCCTTCATGCGCATGAGGAGCGTGTCGCGGGTGATTCCCGCGTTGTTCACGAGAACATCGATGCGCTGCCATCTGTCGATGACGTCCTTGACCATTCCCTCGGCGGCTTCGAGGTTCGATACGTCTGCGCCGTAGGCCAGGGCTTCTGCGCCCTGCGCCACCAGGGCATCGGCCACCCGTCGGGACCCCTCTTCAGTGGTCGAGTTCACCACCACCCGCGCGCCGCGGGAAGCCAGCAACTCCGCGATTGCGCGACCGATTCCGCGCGCCGATCCGGTCACGAGGGCCACCTTGCCCTGAAGCGACCCGCTGTTCACACCCTTGTCTTGTGCCATGGCTCTACTGCACCGCCCTTGAAGTCAACGCGTCAACCGTGCGAAGCACGCCAGGGGCGTCTTGCACCCCCAGCACCTTCGCGTCACGATTGATCTTTCGGATCATGCCCGAGAGGGCCGTGCCCGGCCCGACCTCGATGAACGTGTTGACCCCGCGCGCCAGCATGGCGTTCACGCTCTCCACCCAGCGAACCCGCGCGGCGACCTGCTTGGACAGCGCATCGCGGACCTCGTTGGGGAACACCACGGGGGATGCCGTGACGTTGGCCACGACCGGGCAGCGAGCAGGGCTGAACTCGGCGCGATCGAGATCCTTGACGAGCTTGTTCGCCGCATCGGACATGAGGCTCGAGTGGAAGGCCGCGCTCACGGGAAGACGGATGTACCGCCGCGCTCCCATCTCCTTGGCCACGGCCTCGCCGGCCTCCACCGCGCGCAGGTCGCCGGACACCACGATCTGCTCCGGAGAGTTGATGTTTGCGACTTCGAGCAGGGCTCCGCTTCGCTCTGTCGCTGTCGCGCAGAGCGTCTCAACGCGATCGAGAGGAAATCCGAAGACAGCAGCCATCCCGCCGGGACGCTCATCGCCCGCGGCCTGCATGAGCTGCCCTCGACGCCTCACCAGGCGCATGCAGTCCTCCATGGCGATGACGCCCGCCGCGGCAAGCGCACTGTACTCGCCCACGCTGTGCCCGGCAACAACCGCGGGCGCCAGATCGCGCACCTGGAGGGCGCGCCAGGCGGCCAGGCTGGTGACCACAACGGCAGGCTGCGTG is part of the Pseudomonadota bacterium genome and harbors:
- the fabD gene encoding [acyl-carrier-protein] S-malonyltransferase; its protein translation is MESCAFVFPGQGSQFVGMGADLAREFKEAREVFEMADDVLGFSLSRLCFDGPEEQLRQTEFTQPAVVVTSLAAWRALQVRDLAPAVVAGHSVGEYSALAAAGVIAMEDCMRLVRRRGQLMQAAGDERPGGMAAVFGFPLDRVETLCATATERSGALLEVANINSPEQIVVSGDLRAVEAGEAVAKEMGARRYIRLPVSAAFHSSLMSDAANKLVKDLDRAEFSPARCPVVANVTASPVVFPNEVRDALSKQVAARVRWVESVNAMLARGVNTFIEVGPGTALSGMIRKINRDAKVLGVQDAPGVLRTVDALTSRAVQ
- the fabG gene encoding 3-oxoacyl-[acyl-carrier-protein] reductase yields the protein MAQDKGVNSGSLQGKVALVTGSARGIGRAIAELLASRGARVVVNSTTEEGSRRVADALVAQGAEALAYGADVSNLEAAEGMVKDVIDRWQRIDVLVNNAGITRDTLLMRMKESDWDDVMNVNLKSAFHMTRLVSRVMMRQKSGAIINVSSVVGLMGNPGQANYAASKAGLIGFTKSMARELGSRSITVNAVAPGFIETEMTASLPDEVKQRMLANIPLGRFGHTEEIAEMVAFLSSDAARYITGQVLVVDGGLVM